A region of Equus przewalskii isolate Varuska chromosome 29, EquPr2, whole genome shotgun sequence DNA encodes the following proteins:
- the LOC139080381 gene encoding uncharacterized protein isoform X1, protein MAAGNVFRHTQGSLPRVKQTPLRFKSETTRFLLLYFIREEGEAVSTGVIEKSILSHGLLDPIEPWRVGSEILPKADGVPRFGSVNPRRSELKNILCITHPIMSPVLFSLSTRLAETMTKIVYNLYSVDHLVSTLTLITHKDKIL, encoded by the exons ATGGCTGCGGGGAACGTATTCAGACATACCCAAGGAAGTCTGCCCAGGGTGAAACAAACACCGTTGAGGTTTAAATCAG AAACCACGCGATTTTTGTTGCTATATTTTattagagaggaaggagaggctgtTTCTACAGGTGTCATAGAAAAATCAATACTGAGCCATGGATTATTGGATCCCATAGAACCATGGAGAGTCGGCAGTGAAATTCTTCCAAAG GCAGACGGTGTTCCTAGGTTTGGAAGTGTAAATCCCAGGAGAAGTGAGCTGAAGAACATTTTATGCATCACTCATCCTATTATGAGCCCTgtgctgttctctctctctacaaG ACTGGCtgaaacaatgacaaaaattgtTTATAATCTGTATTCGGTGGATCATCTAGTTAGTACCCTGACTCTGATTACTCACAAAGACAAGATTCTATAA